In Urechidicola croceus, a single window of DNA contains:
- a CDS encoding ABC1 kinase family protein yields MSIFNYSISKKELKRYNKLFSIMTRYGFEDIISSYEFKKLIPKSYLKNHQVLKQNLMYSKFERIRMVLEELGPTYVKLGQIFSNREDILPKELIIELEKLQDQVPFLENFDVKRVIKEELNINIEDYFLSISDKPLAAASLAQVHKAQLINQEHVVLKIQRPNIKETIESDIIVMKQIARSLDKHSVKMKSFQPMRIVESFERSIREELNFVEEINNIERFTNNFINNKNIYIPKVYKELSNKNIICIEYIDGIKISNIEALNSLGIDKKKLATIGVGLYLEQVLEHGFFHADPHPGNLYFLPHLGKICFIDFGMMGQITSVNRDLLEDLLLYFMQKDVKKIIAIVEKIAIKTEISDRKKLEYEIGELIESTSNVSIENIKLNTILNQFKNILFNNNVILPHYLYMLIRAIIIIEGVGLKLDPKFNVTINLKPYLNKIMAKRLSPKRILKKGFEKFQEANNLLEGLPKNMNTIIDKIKNDELILKHEIKDIDAFQKTINKTGNRLVLAIIIAALSIGSSILVIADMPPKIYEIPALGFIGFSISGILGLFIIYSIIRNKNY; encoded by the coding sequence ATGTCAATCTTCAACTACAGCATCAGTAAAAAAGAACTAAAGAGATATAATAAACTCTTTAGCATAATGACTCGATATGGTTTTGAAGATATTATCTCTAGTTATGAATTTAAAAAACTCATACCAAAATCATATCTAAAAAACCACCAAGTACTCAAGCAAAATCTAATGTATTCAAAATTTGAAAGGATACGAATGGTATTGGAAGAATTGGGTCCAACTTATGTTAAACTTGGACAAATATTTAGTAATAGAGAAGATATATTGCCGAAAGAATTAATTATAGAACTTGAAAAACTACAAGATCAAGTACCTTTTTTAGAAAATTTTGATGTGAAAAGAGTTATAAAAGAAGAACTAAATATCAATATTGAAGACTATTTTCTATCTATATCTGATAAACCTCTTGCTGCTGCATCACTTGCTCAAGTTCATAAAGCACAACTTATTAATCAAGAACATGTTGTCTTAAAAATTCAAAGACCAAACATAAAAGAAACTATTGAATCTGATATTATAGTAATGAAACAAATTGCTAGAAGTTTAGATAAACATAGCGTCAAAATGAAGTCTTTTCAACCTATGCGAATCGTTGAAAGTTTTGAAAGAAGTATTAGAGAAGAACTAAATTTTGTAGAAGAAATTAATAATATCGAACGATTCACCAACAACTTCATTAACAATAAAAATATATACATTCCTAAAGTTTATAAAGAATTATCAAACAAAAATATCATCTGCATAGAATATATAGATGGGATCAAGATTTCAAATATTGAAGCCTTAAACTCTCTAGGAATAGATAAGAAAAAGTTAGCAACTATTGGCGTTGGTCTGTATTTAGAGCAAGTTCTTGAACATGGTTTTTTTCATGCCGATCCGCATCCTGGAAATTTATATTTTTTACCTCATCTTGGTAAAATTTGCTTTATTGATTTCGGAATGATGGGACAAATTACAAGTGTAAATCGTGATTTACTTGAAGATCTCTTACTTTATTTTATGCAAAAAGATGTTAAGAAAATTATTGCCATCGTAGAGAAAATAGCGATAAAAACAGAAATTTCAGACAGAAAAAAACTAGAATATGAAATTGGAGAACTTATTGAAAGTACTAGTAATGTATCTATTGAGAATATTAAATTAAATACAATACTCAATCAGTTTAAAAATATCCTTTTTAACAACAATGTCATACTCCCTCATTATTTATACATGCTCATAAGAGCAATAATTATCATTGAAGGTGTTGGTTTAAAACTTGACCCTAAATTTAATGTCACTATAAATCTGAAACCTTATTTAAATAAAATTATGGCAAAAAGGTTGAGCCCTAAACGAATTTTAAAAAAAGGTTTTGAAAAATTTCAAGAGGCTAACAACCTCTTAGAAGGTTTGCCAAAAAACATGAATACTATCATTGATAAAATAAAAAATGATGAATTAATTCTCAAACATGAAATAAAGGATATTGATGCTTTTCAAAAAACCATTAATAAAACTGGAAACCGTTTGGTACTCGCTATTATAATAGCTGCTCTATCAATAGGCTCTTCAATATTAGTTATTGCAGATATGCCCCCAAAAATATATGAAATACCAGCACTTGGTTTTATTGGGTTTTCTATTTCTGGAATTTTAGGTCTTTTCATTATTTATTCTATCATTCGAAATAAAAATTATTAA
- a CDS encoding CDP-alcohol phosphatidyltransferase family protein gives MLTFKNYNIADWFSFYRVVAAPFLLILIWLGYRELFTWLLLLSYSTDMIDGFLARKLKITSPRGSQLDSFGDQITLVVGLIGLFVFEREFINSNYILILIAFIPYIVQMLIAYKKYGKATAFHTYLAKFSAVTQSVFILSSLFFSPNYTLFYVMIAIGLLETIEEITLIFMYDEWVSDVKSYFWALHDKRREIKTKK, from the coding sequence ATGCTCACGTTTAAAAATTACAATATTGCAGATTGGTTTTCATTCTATCGAGTTGTAGCTGCTCCATTTTTACTCATATTAATATGGCTTGGTTATCGTGAATTATTTACTTGGCTCTTACTTCTTAGTTATAGTACTGATATGATTGATGGCTTTTTAGCACGTAAATTAAAAATTACAAGTCCTAGAGGGTCACAGTTAGATTCATTTGGTGATCAAATTACTCTTGTCGTAGGACTAATTGGTCTTTTTGTATTTGAAAGAGAATTTATTAACTCCAATTACATTCTAATTCTAATAGCATTTATTCCTTATATAGTCCAAATGCTTATTGCTTATAAAAAATATGGAAAAGCCACAGCCTTTCATACTTACTTGGCTAAATTCTCAGCGGTGACTCAAAGCGTATTTATATTATCATCTTTGTTTTTTAGTCCAAATTATACACTTTTTTATGTTATGATTGCAATTGGATTATTAGAAACAATAGAAGAAATTACTCTTATTTTTATGTATGATGAATGGGTGTCGGATGTCAAAAGTTATTTTTGGGCTCTACATGATAAACGAAGGGAAATTAAAACTAAAAAATAA
- a CDS encoding metallophosphoesterase, translating to MRPFSLFSIILICIAVLLVDILAFYWLQSITQLITSTFLQKFINIIFWVFTIGLILSIIILKLRLDNIDPKRKQILISSLYGLTISSFVPKLIFVIIISTLYFSNYLFSEKQSLIIIPLIGLFSGFLPFFMIIYGIFRTLYRFKIHTHSIKIPTLPKSFNGLRIVHISDIHLGSFNFRYHILDKAIATINNLNPDFIFFTGDLVNNYAWELKGWDKVLKKLSASKGKFSILGNHDYGDYSQWKSKEEKESNFQLIKAFHKKIGFKLLLNQSDVIEINTDKIAIIGVENWGKPPFKQYGNLEKSLKLVNNIPFKILLSHDPSHWKAKVLNKTDIAITFSGHTHGMQAGINLKNKKWSPIKYKYEHWAGLYKENNQYLHVNRGLGWLGFPGRLGMRPEITLIELMN from the coding sequence ATGCGTCCATTTTCTCTTTTTTCAATAATCTTAATATGTATAGCAGTTCTTCTTGTTGATATTCTAGCATTTTACTGGTTGCAATCAATCACACAGTTAATCACTTCAACTTTTCTTCAAAAATTTATAAACATCATTTTCTGGGTTTTTACAATTGGATTAATCCTTTCAATTATAATTCTCAAACTTCGTTTAGATAATATTGATCCAAAACGTAAACAAATACTTATTTCATCATTATATGGATTGACAATTTCTTCATTCGTACCCAAACTAATTTTTGTAATTATCATATCAACACTCTATTTTTCAAATTATTTATTTTCAGAAAAACAGTCTCTTATAATAATTCCATTAATTGGATTATTTTCTGGCTTCCTTCCTTTCTTTATGATTATCTATGGAATTTTCAGAACATTGTACCGTTTTAAAATACATACACATTCAATTAAAATCCCCACTCTTCCAAAGAGTTTTAATGGTCTTCGAATAGTGCATATTTCGGATATTCACTTAGGAAGTTTTAACTTTCGGTATCATATATTAGATAAAGCAATAGCTACAATTAATAATTTAAATCCTGATTTCATATTTTTCACTGGAGATTTAGTCAATAACTATGCTTGGGAATTAAAAGGTTGGGATAAAGTTTTAAAAAAATTATCTGCATCCAAAGGAAAATTTTCAATATTGGGCAATCATGATTATGGAGATTACAGTCAATGGAAATCAAAAGAAGAAAAGGAAAGTAATTTTCAATTGATAAAAGCATTTCATAAGAAAATAGGATTTAAACTATTGTTAAATCAATCGGATGTAATTGAAATCAATACAGATAAAATTGCCATAATTGGTGTTGAGAACTGGGGTAAACCACCATTTAAACAATATGGAAATTTAGAAAAATCATTGAAATTGGTTAATAATATTCCTTTTAAAATCTTGCTATCACACGACCCTTCTCATTGGAAAGCCAAAGTTCTAAATAAGACTGATATTGCCATTACTTTTTCTGGACATACTCACGGAATGCAAGCTGGAATTAATCTCAAAAATAAAAAATGGAGCCCTATAAAGTATAAATATGAACATTGGGCTGGGTTATACAAAGAAAATAACCAATATCTTCATGTAAACAGAGGTTTAGGATGGCTTGGTTTTCCCGGAAGACTAGGTATGCGTCCAGAAATAACATTGATTGAATTAATGAACTAA
- a CDS encoding DinB family protein, translating to MKNKSELFSQLWQESRIRFSNQLINITEKDLKKKLDPSPNRIGFLIRHIGDVELLFAKNVFGGSDVKVIAKTVIAQYDTGEWTNLKELNEYVDYSFKILKYIIEKQKESDWEIEISTKEFGVKTKAEALGRIISHTAYHAGQIAIIKKYGN from the coding sequence ATGAAAAATAAATCAGAATTATTTTCCCAATTATGGCAAGAATCTCGAATACGATTTTCAAATCAACTAATAAATATCACTGAGAAAGATTTAAAGAAAAAGTTAGATCCTTCTCCAAATAGGATTGGATTTTTGATAAGACATATTGGAGATGTTGAATTGCTTTTTGCTAAGAATGTATTTGGGGGAAGTGATGTAAAAGTTATTGCTAAAACTGTAATTGCTCAATATGATACAGGTGAATGGACCAATCTTAAAGAATTAAATGAATATGTTGATTATTCTTTTAAAATTTTAAAATATATTATTGAAAAACAAAAAGAAAGTGATTGGGAAATTGAAATTTCAACTAAAGAATTTGGTGTAAAAACAAAAGCAGAAGCATTGGGAAGAATAATTTCTCATACGGCTTATCATGCTGGTCAAATAGCAATCATTAAAAAATATGGTAATTGA
- a CDS encoding mechanosensitive ion channel family protein: MNELDKIKEFLLENPTLVNIVKYALLVVFILLIIQILRRFLRKNILDASARYKTQKGVEIFGYILLVILTFSYFTGNIKDFSVAIGLFTAGIAFTLQELILSIAGSIYIFVVKVYKPGDRIEINGIKGDVIDVDSVYTTMMEIGEWVTSDNYSGRIVKLSNAFVFKGPIYNYTQDFPFIWDEFDLPIRYGSDIELAKSIVIKIASEMLLDYTTHSKSKWKEVVNKYYIEDAHLDPTLAISLTDNWIQFNLRYIVDFKKRRYVKNQLNEAIRKEFEKTNGKVVLASTTVELIKLPEIKVDLSSKN, encoded by the coding sequence ATGAATGAATTAGATAAAATTAAAGAGTTTCTACTTGAAAATCCAACACTAGTAAACATTGTGAAATATGCTTTATTAGTTGTTTTTATTTTGTTAATAATTCAAATTTTAAGAAGATTTCTACGAAAGAATATATTAGATGCTTCTGCTAGATATAAAACTCAAAAGGGTGTTGAAATTTTTGGGTATATATTGTTAGTAATACTAACTTTCTCTTATTTTACAGGAAATATTAAAGATTTTTCTGTTGCTATCGGATTATTTACTGCAGGAATAGCATTTACTTTACAAGAGTTAATATTGAGTATTGCTGGTTCTATTTATATTTTCGTTGTAAAAGTTTATAAACCTGGAGATAGAATAGAAATAAATGGTATCAAAGGAGATGTAATAGATGTTGATAGCGTTTATACTACAATGATGGAGATTGGAGAATGGGTAACAAGTGATAATTATAGCGGAAGAATTGTGAAGTTAAGTAATGCTTTTGTTTTTAAAGGACCTATTTATAATTACACACAAGATTTTCCATTTATATGGGATGAATTTGATTTGCCAATTCGTTATGGATCTGATATAGAATTAGCTAAATCTATAGTAATAAAAATTGCATCTGAAATGCTGTTAGATTATACAACACATTCTAAATCAAAATGGAAAGAAGTTGTCAATAAATACTATATAGAAGATGCGCACTTAGATCCAACATTGGCAATTTCATTGACAGATAATTGGATTCAATTTAATTTGAGGTATATAGTTGATTTTAAGAAAAGAAGATATGTGAAAAATCAATTAAATGAGGCTATTAGAAAGGAATTTGAGAAAACGAATGGAAAAGTTGTATTGGCATCTACTACAGTTGAGTTAATTAAATTACCAGAAATTAAAGTTGATTTAAGTAGTAAAAATTAA
- a CDS encoding chaperone modulator CbpM has protein sequence METTDFISIERISTHYNIPISFIQNLNEYDLVQFIEVEETVCIYKTEIKEIEKMMRLHYELDINMEGLDAIFNLLNKVDSLKQEVVTLQNKLRLLGDL, from the coding sequence ATGGAAACAACTGATTTTATATCAATAGAACGAATAAGTACTCATTATAATATTCCTATTTCATTTATTCAAAATTTAAATGAATATGATTTAGTTCAATTTATTGAAGTAGAGGAGACAGTATGTATCTATAAAACTGAAATAAAAGAGATTGAAAAAATGATGCGTTTGCATTATGAATTGGATATTAATATGGAGGGATTGGATGCAATATTTAACCTTTTAAATAAGGTTGATTCACTAAAACAAGAAGTTGTAACTCTTCAAAATAAGTTACGCCTTTTGGGCGATTTATAA
- a CDS encoding DnaJ C-terminal domain-containing protein, with protein MAFIDYYKVLGITKTASEKDIKKAYRKLARKYHPDLNPDDKIAEKKFKEVNEANEVLSNPENRKKYDKYGENWKHSEEYERARQQHHQRGSQQRSSASYTNEDYSDFFESMFGDQFSRSRGGGANVKFRGQDFNAELHLDIKDIYKTHKRTLTVNNKNIRITIPAGIENGQVIKITGHGGVGVNGGPNGDLYIKFYVNNTTKFKRDKENLYVTVDLDLYKSILGGEMMVDTFDGKAKLQIKPETQNGTKVKLKGKGFPKYKKVGQFGDLYVTYKIKTPTKLSEKEKELFRELDKLR; from the coding sequence ATGGCTTTTATAGATTATTATAAAGTACTAGGAATTACAAAAACAGCATCAGAAAAGGATATTAAAAAAGCCTACCGAAAGTTGGCTCGAAAATACCACCCAGATTTAAATCCAGATGATAAAATTGCTGAAAAAAAGTTTAAAGAAGTCAATGAGGCTAACGAAGTATTGAGCAATCCTGAAAATCGGAAAAAGTATGATAAATACGGTGAGAATTGGAAACATTCTGAAGAATATGAAAGAGCAAGACAGCAACATCATCAAAGAGGTTCTCAACAAAGATCATCTGCTAGTTATACCAATGAAGATTATTCAGATTTTTTTGAATCCATGTTTGGCGATCAATTCTCACGATCTAGAGGTGGGGGAGCGAATGTGAAATTTAGAGGGCAAGATTTCAATGCAGAATTGCACCTTGACATAAAAGATATTTATAAAACTCATAAACGTACATTAACGGTAAATAATAAAAATATTCGTATTACAATTCCTGCTGGTATAGAGAATGGACAAGTCATAAAAATTACTGGTCACGGTGGAGTGGGGGTTAATGGAGGGCCAAATGGAGATTTATATATTAAATTTTATGTAAACAATACAACTAAATTCAAACGCGATAAAGAAAACTTATATGTTACTGTTGACTTAGATTTATACAAATCGATTTTAGGGGGTGAAATGATGGTAGATACATTTGATGGAAAAGCAAAACTTCAAATTAAACCTGAAACTCAAAATGGCACAAAAGTTAAATTAAAAGGCAAAGGGTTTCCAAAGTATAAAAAGGTAGGTCAATTTGGAGATTTATATGTTACTTATAAAATTAAAACACCAACGAAATTATCTGAAAAAGAGAAAGAATTATTCAGAGAGTTAGATAAATTAAGATAA
- a CDS encoding arsenate reductase family protein: MGEIARSPRQITVFYHSKSVRAKQTLAYAKSKGLPVLEIDMLKTPITGTQIAELADRLSVDIKDLVNQEHSAYSSKFEHHDFSDDDWIKMIQHNPEIMKQPIALHGEKTLLIETPTDIIKL, from the coding sequence ATGGGAGAAATAGCAAGATCACCTAGGCAAATTACAGTTTTTTATCATTCAAAATCGGTAAGAGCAAAACAAACTTTGGCATATGCAAAGTCAAAAGGGTTGCCTGTTTTGGAAATAGATATGCTAAAAACTCCAATAACTGGAACTCAAATTGCTGAATTAGCAGATAGGTTAAGTGTTGATATTAAAGATCTTGTTAATCAGGAACATTCTGCCTATTCTTCAAAATTTGAGCATCATGATTTTTCAGATGATGATTGGATTAAAATGATTCAACATAATCCTGAAATTATGAAGCAACCAATAGCTTTGCATGGTGAGAAGACGCTTTTAATTGAAACACCAACCGACATCATTAAGTTATAA
- a CDS encoding pyridoxamine 5'-phosphate oxidase family protein, with amino-acid sequence MENLDKNECLELLKNNYVGHLAYLSQSWPFVIPITYYFNSDDNSIISYSSEGHKIEAMRKNTAVSLEVEEITTIDNWKSVLVLGIFEEVNGIDAKYLLNQFSKGVKENLDKNKNTTPHFINEFSSKSDSMNIPIVYKLKIQEIFGKVRRP; translated from the coding sequence ATGGAAAATTTAGATAAAAATGAATGTTTGGAACTATTAAAGAATAACTATGTAGGTCATTTGGCATATTTATCGCAGTCTTGGCCTTTTGTTATTCCAATTACTTATTACTTTAATTCTGATGATAATAGTATTATAAGTTACTCTAGTGAAGGACATAAAATTGAAGCAATGAGAAAAAACACAGCTGTTTCATTAGAAGTAGAGGAAATAACTACAATAGACAATTGGAAATCAGTTTTGGTTTTGGGGATATTTGAAGAAGTGAATGGTATCGATGCAAAATATTTATTAAACCAATTTTCAAAAGGCGTTAAAGAGAACTTAGATAAAAATAAAAATACAACACCACACTTTATCAACGAATTTTCAAGTAAATCAGATTCTATGAATATCCCAATAGTATATAAATTAAAAATTCAAGAAATCTTTGGAAAGGTGAGAAGACCTTAA
- a CDS encoding ROK family protein — protein sequence MKKEKIVLGIDIGGTNTKIGFVSKNGKVYFENHFSTESKKPFENFISKLTLEIQNLTYKSDNQFELIGIGIGAPNANFYSGQMEYPPNFKWGDFVPIVQRVKQVYNVPIRFTNDANAAAVGQLLYGIGHSMKNFVVLTLGTGLGSGIIINGRLLVGEHGVAGEIGHINVNPNGRMCNCGLQGCLETYASVTGIRRTVFELISEMKEDSSLKNVSFNEMTGETIANAAIDGDKIAEKAFEFTGEILGTKIADVVAVLDPEAIILTGGLVKAGKILLDPIKTHMEKNLFSAYKGKIKILTSKMTSSDAVIGAASMVWNNQQDKFN from the coding sequence ATGAAAAAAGAAAAAATAGTTCTAGGTATTGATATAGGTGGTACAAATACCAAAATTGGTTTTGTTTCAAAAAATGGGAAGGTATATTTTGAAAATCATTTTAGTACCGAATCAAAGAAACCCTTTGAAAATTTCATATCTAAACTTACTTTGGAAATTCAAAACTTGACTTACAAGTCCGATAATCAATTTGAATTGATTGGAATTGGAATTGGTGCTCCAAATGCCAATTTTTATAGTGGTCAAATGGAATATCCACCTAATTTTAAATGGGGAGATTTTGTACCTATTGTTCAGAGAGTAAAACAAGTTTATAATGTTCCTATTCGTTTTACCAATGATGCCAATGCTGCTGCTGTAGGGCAATTGCTTTATGGAATAGGTCATAGCATGAAAAATTTTGTAGTTTTAACTTTAGGAACTGGGCTAGGTAGTGGTATAATTATTAATGGAAGATTATTGGTTGGAGAACATGGAGTTGCTGGAGAAATTGGGCATATAAATGTCAATCCAAATGGCAGAATGTGTAATTGTGGTCTTCAAGGTTGTTTAGAAACTTATGCTTCTGTTACTGGTATTAGAAGAACTGTATTCGAACTCATTTCAGAAATGAAAGAAGATTCTTCACTTAAAAATGTTAGTTTTAATGAAATGACAGGTGAAACAATAGCAAATGCGGCAATTGATGGTGATAAAATAGCTGAAAAAGCTTTCGAATTTACTGGAGAAATTCTAGGAACAAAAATCGCTGATGTTGTGGCTGTTCTTGACCCAGAGGCAATAATTCTAACTGGCGGACTAGTGAAGGCAGGCAAAATACTATTAGACCCTATTAAAACTCACATGGAAAAAAACCTTTTTAGCGCATATAAAGGGAAAATTAAAATTTTGACTTCAAAAATGACTAGTTCAGATGCGGTAATAGGTGCTGCATCAATGGTTTGGAATAATCAACAAGATAAGTTTAATTAA
- a CDS encoding ABC transporter ATP-binding protein produces MSIVLETKNINKHFRKPIDFHVLKDISFNVKKGEFTSIMGKSGSGKSTLLYILSTMDTDYDGELFLNNELVTGKPMQELSKIRNKYIGFVFQFHYLLSEFSVLENVMLPAKKLAEKSHQEIEHEAMMKLKMLKIDHLAKKRASRISGGEKQRVAIARALINNPSILMGDEPTGNLDSYNSENVFQIFKQLKEEEGLSLLIVTHDLDFAKRTDRIIQMEDGRIIN; encoded by the coding sequence ATGAGTATTGTTTTAGAAACAAAAAATATAAATAAACACTTTAGAAAACCTATCGATTTTCATGTGTTAAAGGATATTTCTTTTAATGTAAAAAAAGGTGAGTTTACTTCAATTATGGGAAAATCTGGTTCCGGAAAGTCTACTTTACTATACATACTTTCAACAATGGATACCGATTATGATGGAGAATTATTTTTGAATAATGAATTGGTCACTGGAAAACCAATGCAAGAACTTTCAAAAATTAGAAATAAATACATCGGTTTTGTGTTTCAGTTTCATTATTTACTTTCAGAATTTAGTGTATTAGAAAATGTGATGTTACCAGCGAAAAAACTTGCCGAAAAATCACATCAGGAAATTGAGCATGAAGCTATGATGAAACTAAAAATGTTGAAAATTGATCATCTAGCTAAAAAACGTGCTTCAAGAATTTCAGGAGGAGAAAAGCAGCGTGTAGCTATTGCAAGAGCATTGATTAATAATCCTTCAATATTGATGGGTGATGAACCCACAGGTAATTTAGATAGTTATAATTCTGAAAATGTATTTCAAATTTTTAAGCAACTTAAAGAAGAAGAAGGATTATCACTTTTAATAGTAACTCATGATTTAGATTTTGCTAAGAGAACAGATCGAATTATTCAAATGGAAGATGGGAGGATTATTAATTAA
- a CDS encoding ABC transporter permease, producing the protein MTNWKVILNIAKTHLTTKLKSTITASLGVTFGIGAYITLVSFMTGLNGMLDDLVLNQTPHIHLYNEIEPSENQPVSLYQDFENAFNVIHSIKPKQSQKKIHNALPIIDYLNKDSNVLGAVPKIQTTIFYVAGSIEIGGYLSGIDIMEEVRLSNIQDYIVKGTPEALKNNDNGILLGAGLAKKMSLNIGDRVQISTINGAIFPLKIVGIYQSGITDIDNIQSFTNLKTAQRILGEAENYVTDINIKLIDINEAPLMAEKLERQFEVKAMDINEANAQFETGTTIRNLITYSVSITLLIVAGFGIYNILNMLIYEKMKDIAILKATGFSGRDVQLIFMSQAMIIGLIGGISGLIIGFGLSKFISTIPFMTEALPTIETYPVNFNPIFYIVGIVFALISTFIAGYLPSNKARKIDPVRIIRGT; encoded by the coding sequence ATGACAAACTGGAAAGTCATATTAAATATTGCTAAAACACATTTAACAACTAAGTTAAAGTCTACAATTACAGCATCTTTAGGTGTTACTTTTGGTATTGGAGCCTATATCACTTTGGTAAGTTTTATGACAGGTTTGAATGGTATGTTGGATGATTTAGTTTTAAATCAAACACCACATATACATTTGTACAATGAGATTGAGCCTTCAGAAAATCAACCTGTTTCATTATATCAAGATTTTGAAAATGCATTTAATGTTATTCACTCTATAAAACCAAAGCAAAGTCAAAAGAAAATACACAATGCTTTACCAATTATTGATTATTTGAACAAAGATTCAAATGTACTTGGTGCAGTCCCTAAAATTCAGACAACTATTTTTTATGTCGCAGGATCTATAGAGATTGGTGGCTATTTATCTGGAATAGATATTATGGAGGAGGTAAGACTATCCAATATTCAAGATTATATTGTCAAGGGAACTCCTGAAGCACTTAAAAATAATGACAACGGTATTTTATTAGGTGCTGGTTTAGCAAAAAAAATGTCATTAAATATTGGAGATAGAGTTCAAATAAGTACCATAAATGGTGCTATTTTCCCTCTTAAGATAGTTGGTATTTACCAAAGTGGAATTACTGATATTGATAATATCCAAAGTTTTACAAACTTAAAAACGGCTCAGCGAATTTTAGGAGAGGCCGAAAATTATGTTACTGATATAAATATTAAATTAATTGATATAAATGAAGCTCCTTTAATGGCAGAAAAATTAGAGCGTCAATTTGAAGTAAAAGCGATGGATATTAATGAGGCTAATGCTCAGTTTGAAACAGGAACAACCATCAGAAATTTAATTACATACTCAGTTTCGATAACACTTTTGATTGTTGCTGGTTTTGGAATCTATAATATATTAAATATGTTGATATATGAAAAAATGAAAGATATTGCTATTCTCAAAGCAACAGGATTTTCAGGAAGAGATGTGCAATTAATTTTTATGAGTCAAGCCATGATTATTGGATTGATTGGAGGAATTTCAGGGTTAATTATTGGTTTTGGTCTATCAAAATTCATAAGTACTATTCCGTTTATGACTGAGGCCTTACCAACCATAGAAACATACCCTGTTAATTTCAATCCAATATTTTATATTGTGGGAATTGTATTTGCCTTAATATCAACTTTTATTGCAGGATATCTACCATCAAATAAGGCGCGAAAAATAGATCCAGTACGAATCATCAGAGGTACATAA